One genomic window of Lytechinus variegatus isolate NC3 chromosome 1, Lvar_3.0, whole genome shotgun sequence includes the following:
- the LOC121430280 gene encoding adenylate cyclase type 9-like, which yields MVSVTETEVRFTPSSRGTEEGAVEVTVKGSSNMPSTRRQSSESSRRSLSGRCCPKLFERASGSWWDPKFNLPIIEEQFQRQSFPQLKKRFRYAVGYALLACITWMIYIPINMSNMEQTCDWIIFEIALGCMVGVCIALIAFTTCRYYRDYVMHTSLVFIVVVCGLTLASFASFTNDCECDNRVISTVATFAVCVEMILMTYTVIPLPFLYSVFTMMLFSFVYEVLFFTTALQPDEVNATHVFTKLFLHLCIHMMGMHIFFMSQVRNRSTFLKVVETVVAQNLHKREKQIKEATIQSLMPDIIAKELLKGRESNPEVKPHKGRKQSSEPIFRPFYMNRMENVSILYADIAGFTKMSANKSAEVLVGLLNNLFGRFDHLCRRHNCEKICTLGDCYYCVSGCPVYREDHAQCCVEMGLSMIEAIKDFCQETGEKVNMRVGIHTGTVLCGIVGNRRFKFDVWSNDVTIANKMEASGQPGKVHVSAESVKFLGERYVLDEGNADKHALLIGKFKLNISLSSTTTSLIFSHCFLRLVSSLLHRSIIFYVSAQIHCIMYSNMHFKYSLCLVLSMLLWTLSGH from the coding sequence CAGAGGTTCGGTTCACACCAAGCAGTCGAGGAACAGAAGAGGGTGCTGTAGAGGTGACTGTCAAAGGATCTAGCAACATGCCAAGCACTAGGAGACAAAGCTCTGAGAGCAGCAGAAGGTCCCTGAGTGGACGCTGCTGCCCAAAGCTCTTTGAGCGTGCCTCGGGGAGCTGGTGGGATCCCAAGTTCAACCTTCCCATTATTGAGGAACAGTTTCAAAGGCAGTCGTTCCCTCAGCTCAAGAAGCGGTTCCGCTATGCAGTAGGGTATGCTCTTCTAGCTTGTATAACATGGATGATTTATATACCTATCAATATGAGCAACATGGAGCAGACGTGTGACTGgattatttttgaaatagcACTTGGGTGTATGGTCGGGGTTTGTATAGCTCTTATAGCCTTCACAACTTGTAGGTATTATAGGGACTATGTAATGCACACTTCGCTTGTCTTTATAGTAGTCGTATGTGGACTTACTCTAGCTTCATTTGCGTCTTTCACCAACGATTGCGAATGCGATAATAGAGTGATTAGTACTGTTGCGACGTTTGCGGTATGCGTTGAGATGATCTTGATGACATATACCGTGATACCGTTACCATTTCTATACTCAGTGTTTACTATGATGTTGTTTTCATTCGTGTATGAGGTCTTATTCTTCACCACAGCACTACAGCCGGATGAAGTGAATGCAACGCATGTGTTCACCAAGCTGTTCCTTCACTTGTGTATCCACATGATGGGCATGCATATTTTCTTTATGTCTCAAGTGCGTAACCGTAGTACATTCTTGAAGGTTGTAGAAACTGTTGTTGCCCAGAACCTGCACAAACGGGAGAAGCAGATCAAGGAGGCTACCATCCAATCTCTTATGCCTGACATTATTGCCAAAGAGCTACTGAAGGGTCGAGAGTCTAACCCCGAAGTCAAGCCTCACAAGGGTCGTAAGCAGTCTTCCGAACCCATCTTCCGACCCTTCTACATGAATCGCATGGAGAATGTTAGCATCCTGTATGCCGACATCGCTGGGTTTACCAAGATGAGCGCAAACAAGAGTGCCGAGGTTCTTGTTGGTCTTCTCAACAATCTATTCGGCCGCTTTGATCACCTCTGCAGGAGGCACAACTGTGAGAAGATCTGTACCTTGGGTGACTGCTACTACTGTGTGTCTGGATGTCCTGTGTATAGGGAGGACCACGCCCAATGCTGTGTTGAAATGGGTCTGAGCATGATCGAAGCTATTAAGGATTTCTGCCAAGAGACGGGAGAGAAGGTCAACATGCGTGTAGGGATTCATACTGGCACTGTGCTCTGTGGCATTGTGGGTAATCGTCGCTTCAAGTTTGATGTGTGGTCCAATGATGTAACCATTGCTAACAAGATGGAAGCATCTGGCCAGCCAGGGAAGGTTCATGTATCTGCAGAGTCTGTCAAGTTTCTTGGAGAGAGATATGTCTTGGATGAAGGCAATGCAGACAAACATGCTCTTCTCATTGGTAAGTTCAAACTTAACATTTCTCTCTCCTCTACAACaacttcattaatattttcccaTTGCTTCCTTAGATTGGTTTCCAGTTTGCTGCATAGAAGCATCATATTTTATGTATCAGCTCAGATACATTGTATCATGTACagtaatatgcattttaaataCAGCCTTTGTCTGGTGTTGTCCATGCTTCTGTGGACATTGTCAGGGCACTGA